A window of Candidatus Eisenbacteria bacterium contains these coding sequences:
- a CDS encoding phosphopantetheine-binding protein: MDRSDVRAEVKKLLIKGLRLTVSPQEIVDEAPIFGQSSEGTGLGLDSIDALELVVLVEERFNVTIADEDTGKRAFASVAALADFISEARAA, from the coding sequence ATGGATCGCAGCGACGTCCGGGCGGAAGTGAAGAAGCTTCTCATCAAGGGCCTCCGGCTCACGGTGAGCCCGCAGGAGATCGTCGACGAGGCACCCATCTTCGGGCAGTCCTCCGAGGGGACGGGCCTCGGGCTCGATTCGATCGACGCCCTCGAGCTGGTCGTGCTGGTCGAGGAGCGGTTCAACGTCACGATCGCGGATGAGGACACCGGCAAGCGGGCCTTCGCGTCCGTGGCGGCGCTCGCCGACTTCATCTCCGAGGCCCGGGCGGCCTGA
- the fabG gene encoding 3-oxoacyl-ACP reductase FabG gives MTLAGRRVVVTGGSRGIGRAIVLACAREGAAVAFNYASNEAAASETANAARALGAAVCTGRADVADAAAVAAFFAQVRAELGGPADVLVNNAAVTHDALLMMTGDAAWDRVLDTNLKGAFLCTKIALRGMIGGHWGRIINVVSPAAFLGKEGAGAYAASKGGLVAMTKSLAREVARYGITVNAVSPGLVDTGLIAGMAPEHRETLQGRIPLGRLATPEEVAAAVVYLASTGAACVTGTTLHVDGGLTML, from the coding sequence TTGACGCTCGCGGGCCGCCGCGTCGTCGTCACCGGGGGATCGCGCGGCATCGGGCGGGCGATCGTGCTCGCGTGCGCGCGCGAGGGCGCAGCCGTCGCCTTCAACTACGCGTCGAACGAGGCGGCGGCGTCCGAGACGGCGAACGCCGCGCGGGCGCTCGGCGCCGCGGTGTGCACGGGCAGGGCCGACGTGGCCGACGCGGCCGCGGTCGCCGCTTTCTTCGCCCAGGTGCGCGCCGAGCTGGGCGGGCCGGCCGACGTGCTCGTGAACAACGCCGCGGTGACGCACGACGCGCTCCTCATGATGACCGGCGACGCGGCCTGGGACCGGGTGCTCGACACCAATCTCAAAGGAGCCTTCCTCTGTACGAAGATCGCGCTGCGCGGCATGATCGGCGGACACTGGGGCCGCATCATCAACGTCGTCTCCCCCGCGGCCTTTCTGGGCAAGGAGGGGGCGGGGGCGTATGCGGCGTCCAAGGGGGGGCTCGTCGCCATGACCAAGTCGCTCGCGCGCGAGGTCGCGCGCTACGGGATCACCGTGAATGCCGTCTCGCCGGGCCTGGTCGACACCGGGCTCATCGCGGGGATGGCGCCCGAGCACCGCGAGACGCTGCAGGGCCGCATCCCCCTCGGTCGTTTGGCCACCCCGGAAGAAGTGGCTGCAGCGGTCGTGTACCTGGCTTCGACCGGCGCCGCCTGCGTCACGGGGACCACCCTGCACGTGGACGGCGGTCTCACGATGCTCTAA
- a CDS encoding beta-ketoacyl synthase N-terminal-like domain-containing protein, with product MTGEIAITGVGGVHAPDPEAMPEVVRARAARAERVTQLVIGAAGAALAMAGLDVTAGDPRPEVGVVLGTALGCFLTNVAYQRRFVDGGAAAASPRLFAATVSNAAAGELAIAYRLGGPAITLTAGGVAGLVAIGHAVDLLRLRQADAFVAGGMDAAGEPLERWIADGGLALDGPVGEGAATLVLEPVDHARARGARVLGIVRDAAAGFEPGAAAARAPSALAAAGVFEILAALKDGAPRTTHVLGRCPSGHVASIVVERSA from the coding sequence GTGACGGGCGAGATCGCGATCACCGGCGTCGGCGGCGTGCACGCTCCGGATCCGGAAGCCATGCCGGAGGTCGTGCGGGCCCGCGCGGCGCGCGCCGAGCGCGTGACGCAGCTCGTGATCGGCGCAGCCGGCGCCGCGCTCGCGATGGCCGGACTCGACGTCACGGCCGGCGATCCCCGCCCCGAGGTGGGGGTCGTGCTCGGGACGGCGCTCGGCTGTTTTCTCACCAACGTCGCCTACCAGCGGCGCTTCGTGGACGGCGGGGCCGCGGCGGCGAGCCCGCGCCTGTTCGCCGCCACCGTCTCGAACGCGGCCGCCGGCGAGCTCGCGATCGCGTATCGGCTGGGTGGCCCCGCGATCACCCTCACCGCGGGTGGCGTCGCGGGGCTCGTCGCGATCGGCCACGCCGTGGATCTGCTGCGCCTTCGGCAAGCCGACGCGTTCGTCGCCGGCGGGATGGACGCCGCAGGCGAGCCGCTCGAGCGATGGATCGCCGACGGCGGCCTGGCGCTCGATGGCCCGGTCGGCGAAGGGGCGGCGACGCTCGTCCTCGAGCCTGTCGACCATGCGCGAGCTCGCGGCGCCCGTGTGCTCGGCATCGTGCGCGACGCGGCGGCCGGGTTCGAGCCTGGCGCCGCCGCCGCCCGCGCACCGAGCGCGCTCGCCGCGGCCGGCGTGTTCGAGATCCTGGCGGCGTTGAAGGACGGGGCGCCGCGCACGACCCACGTGCTCGGCCGCTGCCCGAGCGGTCACGTGGCGAGCATCGTCGTCGAGAGGTCGGCTTGA